ACATCAACAAAATCGCTACCCTACGCAATGCCCGCGGCCTGCACGCCCGGCCCGATTTGCTGCAAGCCGCCCGCTACATCGAGCGCTTTGGGGCTGAGGGCATCACGGTGCACCCGCGCCCCGACGAGCGCCACATTCGCTACGATGATGTGCGCAATCTGAAGAGCGTTGTTACGACTGAGCTGAACGTGGAGGGCAACCCTACCCCCGATTTTGTGGCCCTGTGCCGCGAAGTGCGCCCTGAGCAGGTGACGCTGGTGCCCGATGCGCCCGACGCTATCACTTCCAATGCCGGATGGGACGTGGTGAGCCACCAAGGCTTTCTGCGCGACGTGGTGGCCGAATTGCAGAGCTACGGCGCCCGCGTCAGCATCTTTCTCGACCCCAACCCGGCGCTGATTGATGCTGCCGCCCGCACTGGCACTGACCGCATCGAGCTCTACACAGAGGCCTACGCCCGCTACTACCCCACCGACCGCACCGCGGCCGTGCTGCCCTACCGCGACACCGCCCGCGCCGCCGTAGCCGCCGGCCTGGGCCTGAACGCCGGCCACGATTTAGACCTCGAAAACCTCGCCTACTTTGCTCAGGAATTACCCGGCTTGCAGGAAGTTAGTAT
The genomic region above belongs to Hymenobacter psoromatis and contains:
- a CDS encoding pyridoxine 5'-phosphate synthase, which translates into the protein MVKLSVNINKIATLRNARGLHARPDLLQAARYIERFGAEGITVHPRPDERHIRYDDVRNLKSVVTTELNVEGNPTPDFVALCREVRPEQVTLVPDAPDAITSNAGWDVVSHQGFLRDVVAELQSYGARVSIFLDPNPALIDAAARTGTDRIELYTEAYARYYPTDRTAAVLPYRDTARAAVAAGLGLNAGHDLDLENLAYFAQELPGLQEVSIGHALVADALYLGLENTVQLYKRQLRF